A window of Solea senegalensis isolate Sse05_10M unplaced genomic scaffold, IFAPA_SoseM_1 scf7180000013460, whole genome shotgun sequence genomic DNA:
CCACCACTACACCCGGGTGGAGACACTAGATTGAGGAGATGGTGGTAGTTGAGACGCGGCTGcttcagtgtgttgtgtgtgtgtgtgtgaggtgttcATTGAGAACAAATGCCCTGATATGATGTGCGTTTACTCACGTAGTTGATATCAggaatgtcatttttgtcaacTCCAACTGTCTGTTGAGTGTAAAAAGAGTTACAACTCAGGATTACCATactgttttgggttttttattCCACACACATATCATGATGGATGTAATAATGAAGGCGCTATTACCTCGGCCAGCTTCATGAATTCCCCAATCTTTGTCACCCGAGTCAGAAACCTCTTGTAGATCTCCAACGCCTCTTTACAGTCACTCTTCTTCATCTTGAAGTATTTCTCTATGTAAGGAACACAATAGACAACAAGAAATGGTCAACAAATTGAGTTGGTATCTACTTTTTAATATCTAGGGACGgacatgcttttctttttgtgggAAACAACCTTTTTGGCTGTTAATAAGATGGAGATGTGTTGGACGTCTCAGTCACTggtatgtgtttatttacaaaaaccaTTGTGGATATCACCTCACTTCctatttgtcttgtcttttaaCAAGGAAACATGGAAGTCACGATCTCTGATCTATGGGTGCGCTGGAAGTTCTCCTCCCCAAAGTACGATCTGAACTGGGCAAGAAAGCATTTAGGTTTTTGGCAACTAATACCTGGAACAAATTACAATCTGAACTTCACCTTAAAAGCTCTGGTGAAATcgttgtgttgtcagtgtgcAAGTGTTAATTGTATCTGTTGTTTGCGACATGTCAGCTCAGATTGCCGCAGCCCCCCCCACGACgaagtggaggatgaagcggtaggagatggatggatactggaaagcagagaaatagagctttgcgcccatatacttgtcattacgctAGAACTCAGGACTTCTGCAGAAcgactgtccaatcacagacaagattcaccagcgcgtcacacgtttgtgacgtcagcttctcagtaccgtaattcagttcaaaacagttgaataactgccagacatCGAAAGTAAAAGGagtatttttttacaattctaCAGGcataaaatccaaaataaatccaggcagcctgaatATCACGAtagtcataagagggttaaataaaggtttaaaaaaaatgtctactGACCTAATAAATTGATGATGCCATCATTGTAGGACGCAAACAGTTTGACCAGGTCCTTGAAGAGAAGCAAGAATGCAGCATTGATGATCCCATTGTTCAGCTCCTTGGGATGAACCTGAGAGGAAAAAGGACAAAGAGCAATGCTTTCAgacccctaaaaaaaaaaccctggtcTTGTgagtaacaaataaaagtagGAACTAGAAATAGAAAATCAGACTCACGTCAAACTCCAGGAGTGTGTCAATCTGAGTCTGCAGAACAGGCATGCCTTTCAACAGCTTCTCAGTGGTCATGGTCCTCATCACGCCCTCAGCACTGACGCAACacgacagagaaaaaaatgactaGATATTCCACACAGACAAGAACAGCCATGGGGTACAACGCACAATAAATGATAGATGACTGTGTCCCAGAACAGATGAAATGGTGAATGACAGGTTCTCGTTCAGACGTCAGTGAAGTCTTTGACCGCAGACAGGTTCACATACCCCTTCTTGACTCTGGTGAAGTCAAAAGCCATCTGGCGGTAGGCGAACGCTTTCTCATTCAAGTATCGTCCGTACCGTCTGATGAACGTGGACATGTCATAGCCTAAATGGAGAAGAAAATGTATCAAAGAGACAGATTGAACTCATTCCTTATTCGTTTagattttaattgaaaacatgTCTCTATACTAGTGtgcatgttgtccctgtgtgtgcgtgggtttcctcccacggtccaaaaacatgcaatatgggtattaggcaaattggacactcgaaaATGACCgcagctgtgagtgtgagagtggatggttgttctattgtctctatatgtggccctgtgacgtGTACCCCaccggtagaagatggatggatggatgtctaTATATGAGagtgtgcacagtgtgtgtgtgtgtgtgtccctccaGTAATTTGTGTCATTCCCGTTATATTCCAGATGGCTCTTTTTGTGCGTAtctcttcctgtttctgtgtgcGTTGCCAGCTAATGAGAAAGCTGAGCCACCGTGCCATTAATCTCATCTGGAGAACAGATGATCTATGCACATATTATTtgtacacacgcacagagacagagagagagagacgaatAAACACACCAAATGACCAGACGCAAAGTGGACGTTCTTACCGTGAGAGCCAGTTTTGTCGATAAAATTGCTGAGGTTGAACAAGGAGGTCCTGGAAGCCAAATACTGAATGAacctctgaggaaaaaaagggacagaaaacgCAGTCAAGTCTTATACCTATTAAACAGTGGAGGGAAGACATTAAGCTGAGCTTGTTAAAAGGTTGTTTTGCTCCTtacatcatataatataatacagcaTCAATCTGACGCTGGACATTGCGGTGAAAGAGCATATGTGACAGCACAGCATCAACCTTTACCACAGCACTCAGAGGACTAATTCCAGCCCTGACCTCAGTTTACTGCTAACCCAATTCATTATACAAATGAACTCCATAATTAACTGTCTAATATAGCTGGATTCAAATGGAATAGTCCGACTTTAACCGCGTTTGCTCTTGACGTATTCGCCCTTTCTCCCACTTGCTGACCTCGTTGCCGTGGACACACATGTGATGACTGGTGACAAGGGCCTTGAAGACGACCACCCAGCTGGCGTTGGTGGATCGCTCGAATAGTGTGTCAGCCATCTGAGGAATGTTCACGTTGGTGGTATTGGTGGCCGACACCAGGTCTGCAAAGTGCACAGTCACAAAGACAGATTAGCGGTGTGTTGGTTAGGGACGTGTCGAACAGACAGTAATGGTTAGTTTATCCTCAGACCAGTGTGTGCATAATTTCCCAAGCTGTGATTAAACTTTGATGAAGTGTGAGAGCTAAATGCTCTGCTCTGGACGCCCATTAGGATATCAAGCCATGTGAAAGCTGCAGACACAAAATTAGAAAGAGCACTCAGAGaacacaaacctctgccaaggccacTCAACGTCAATACAGTCAAAAGCATCGTTCCCATCAATGTCCAGAATCCAGATCctcaccaaaatctaatcatttcttcttAGGGGCATAGCCGTCACCCCAAGAAAATCTCTTTCAAATATGTTCCTAACTTTCGGAGTCCTGCttctctcaaacaaacaaacaaaaaaaagctgccaaaaacataacctccgtGGCATAGATAATGATTtttggtgcacacacacacacacacacacatatgctagCACACGCTGACAGTTCACAGAGAATAGTGCTCTGTCATCATCTTCCTGGTTGCCAgtgcagacacagtcacagttttcaaaaaaatgactGTACAGATACACTGTCAATGGAACCGGcagttttatctttattttatttagccaggaaggtccctttgagatacaagatctcttcttccagggagtcctggatGAGATAGCAAACAGtaacagagacaaaaactaTTTCAGATTAAAACTCATAACAGAAGATAAACGCTAAAAGGAAGTAGTTAAGGAGAGTTAAAAGAGAgacatgataaaataaaataaaataaatagtaaagtGCAGTAGTATACAGGCCATACCGGCAAGATCCTTAATCTGAACCCCCTCAAAAAGGCTCTGTGAAACAACgacatgtttctttcatgacaggccataaaaacacatttgaaggtGTAGAATTATGTATTGCCGCTCATTCAATCGCCAGAAGAAAGCAGTTCTGAGTCCATACTAGTAACATTTAGGAAAGTTGTgatgtacagtgtgtacatttaATTGAGGAATTGCCCAGAGATTTAAGTTTCCTTTGTGTTCCTGAAGCTgcatcactgatgatgatgcttaACAAGGACACGTCTGAGTGTATTCAGGGAGAAATGCAGCAATTATTGGCAGACACCTCCAATAATGGAATATGAAGAAGGCCATCATATTGAAAAGGCCTTGTCTTGTCTCGGGCAGGTAGATACTGATCTGTAATCAGCTTCATAATACACCAAGGGATggcaggaagaaagaaagagagagagggacagacagacagacagacagacagacagagagaaagaacagacaCAGAGCCTGCTGCTCAGAACCAGTTATGTTGACATGAATGTGTAAGAAATGAGGGTGAGATGACAGTTTTAACCTGTGAGAATGTTCAAGGTCATAAAATGGCAGCCAGCTGGGAGGGTTAGGGTggtttggggggtgggggggttgtaAACAGATTATTACTAATCACTAGTTGTAGTCTGTGTGTGGTGGGCAGCTCAATGCCCAGGCtgcctgcagcacacacacacacacacacacacactacataaTTATCACCCTGTTTTTTCACCACCTGTGTCACAGAAACATTACTGTATGCATTCTGTAACCAGTATTTCtttgaataaaatgaatctGAGGCATTGTGAgtaaaatcaaatgaaacaacTGAATGCATGGCAACATGTTTTTAACAGTTtggatgttatttatttaatgaagcGATCTCTTTacaatctattttttttctatttatgtaCAGATTGACCGTGATAATAATAGGCCCACAGCTGCGGCCCTGTTGACGCCTGTTGCTTATTGTGATTGAGGACAAATGCACGATGACTGCACTGACATCAACCATTTGGTTGACTGGCTCCTCTTATTGTTGCTGTCATGTACGCCACCCCTATAATGCTAATAATGTAGCTGTGATAATAGTGCATATGTGATGCATATgcgtatgtgtttgtgtctaatGAGGATTGGCTGTGCTAAATAAAGACTCTTATCGTAATCCATGACCCACAGCAGAGGCCTAAGAATGTACTATGAGGTcttgttgtgtatatttttgtgtAACTTTAGCTGCAGCCGTTAATTCATCCAATGTACTTATCGCAAAGATGAATTTAACAAACTGTAGACCCCCGATTTTTACCTGACCCTATGTGGACCACATTTTTGGCTTGAAATTTGTAACACAAGCCCGCCAATAGCTACTCTTTTCATTAGATATACACAACTACACATACTTGAATATGATATCCATTAAAGATAATGAGAAATCTCATGGGATCCATTTCCTGTGATAACACTGTGGGCCTCATTTTACAAGAAAAGGCACCAAAGCCGAGATAAAATGATATGGGAACATTCTTgtataacatatttatgatttt
This region includes:
- the snap91b gene encoding clathrin coat assembly protein AP180 isoform X2; the encoded protein is MSGQTLTDRIAAAQYQLTGSDMARAVCKATTHEVMPPKKKHLDYLVSATNTTNVNIPQMADTLFERSTNASWVVVFKALVTSHHMCVHGNERFIQYLASRTSLFNLSNFIDKTGSHGYDMSTFIRRYGRYLNEKAFAYRQMAFDFTRVKKGAEGVMRTMTTEKLLKGMPVLQTQIDTLLEFDVHPKELNNGIINAAFLLLFKDLVKLFASYNDGIINLLEKYFKMKKSDCKEALEIYKRFLTRVTKIGEFMKLAETVGVDKNDIPDINYAPSSILESLETHMNGLEDTKGGKKGSPTKGSPTNNVSPTSTPAKSSNAVPALQPPPGESAGAAAAPSSAPEPAEDSLLDLDPLSSSGPSAPSAAPTSWGDLLGSEMGDSLLSEPTLTAEPAPSSAAATPTPAAAEPGVSLAPPTSTAAATSPGAANMDLLGG
- the snap91b gene encoding clathrin coat assembly protein AP180 isoform X1; amino-acid sequence: MSGQTLTDRIAAAQYQLTGSDMARAVCKATTHEVMPPKKKHLDYLVSATNTTNVNIPQMADTLFERSTNASWVVVFKALVTSHHMCVHGNERFIQYLASRTSLFNLSNFIDKTGSHGYDMSTFIRRYGRYLNEKAFAYRQMAFDFTRVKKGAEGVMRTMTTEKLLKGMPVLQTQIDTLLEFDVHPKELNNGIINAAFLLLFKDLVKLFASYNDGIINLLEKYFKMKKSDCKEALEIYKRFLTRVTKIGEFMKLAETVGVDKNDIPDINYAPSSILESLETHMNGLEDTKGGKKGEGSPTKGSPTNNVSPTSTPAKSSNAVPALQPPPGESAGAAAAPSSAPEPAEDSLLDLDPLSSSGPSAPSAAPTSWGDLLGSEMGDSLLSEPTLTAEPAPSSAAATPTPAAAEPGVSLAPPTSTAAATSPGAANMDLLGG